One window of the Streptomyces sp. TS71-3 genome contains the following:
- a CDS encoding translation initiation factor 2 produces MVHRDKFTVLGRETDCHIFEGDGTRPIKEADVRIKYRPQRVEFPEEIGGWRHAIQEAEERREALGEPHRWNNKRFAVERVVVTRTHLLEDPVVTLTLQDADYYDFLTTSINLDRKQKNGLTLREQYLESRDPVQAPPFMNCSFGVNVALETGRDGRMVFSHRSAMVVGPNRSRWNSSANEGLALDHDLPKDGGPISLYAVARRALFEELAVHRTDELDLELLGIGLDLRNNQWAAFFRAVLPELDEKTLRLRWTRGVADKWEHDRFVFVPADPDSVLDFVAEQPEESWTPCAPALFYLALVRGAVRRAGDDPAARFTVEEAEQRVIERRGL; encoded by the coding sequence ATGGTGCACAGGGACAAGTTCACCGTGCTGGGCCGCGAGACGGACTGCCACATCTTCGAGGGCGACGGGACGCGGCCCATCAAGGAAGCGGACGTCCGCATCAAGTACCGGCCGCAGCGGGTCGAGTTCCCGGAGGAGATCGGCGGCTGGCGGCACGCCATCCAGGAGGCCGAGGAGCGCCGGGAGGCGCTCGGCGAGCCGCACCGCTGGAACAACAAGCGGTTCGCCGTCGAGCGGGTCGTCGTGACGCGCACCCACCTCCTGGAGGACCCCGTCGTCACCCTCACCCTCCAGGACGCCGACTACTACGACTTCCTCACCACGTCGATCAACCTCGACCGCAAGCAGAAGAACGGGCTGACCCTGCGCGAGCAGTACCTGGAGAGCCGGGACCCGGTCCAGGCGCCCCCTTTCATGAACTGCAGCTTCGGTGTGAACGTGGCGCTGGAGACCGGCCGGGACGGCAGGATGGTCTTCTCCCACCGCAGCGCCATGGTGGTCGGCCCGAACCGCTCGCGCTGGAACTCCTCCGCGAACGAGGGGCTGGCCCTCGACCACGACCTCCCCAAGGACGGGGGCCCGATCAGCCTGTACGCGGTCGCCAGGCGGGCCCTGTTCGAGGAGCTGGCGGTGCACAGGACCGACGAGCTCGACCTCGAACTCCTGGGCATCGGGCTCGACCTGCGCAACAACCAGTGGGCTGCCTTCTTCCGCGCCGTGCTGCCCGAGCTGGACGAGAAGACCCTGCGGCTGCGCTGGACGCGCGGCGTGGCGGACAAGTGGGAGCACGACCGCTTCGTCTTCGTGCCCGCCGACCCCGACTCCGTCCTCGACTTCGTCGCGGAACAGCCCGAGGAGAGCTGGACCCCCTGCGCGCCGGCCCTCTTCTACCTCGCCCTGGTGCGCGGCGCCGTACGCCGTGCGGGGGATGACCCCGCGGCCCGCTTCACCGTCGAGGAGGCGGAGCAGCGCGTCATCGAGCGCAGGGGGCTGTGA